The proteins below come from a single Iocasia fonsfrigidae genomic window:
- a CDS encoding carbohydrate ABC transporter permease — translation MIRLSKLKPYVMVAPALSFFLMFFIYPIFYMIRLSVTSWNFISPQKEFIGFNNYIELFTSEEFYQVLYNTLIYTVLTVGFSLVLAVLLALWLNKQGTLYNIVQGAIFSPYIISLVSVALLWLWMMDPQYGLLNVVLELMGLPKSLWLTHPNTALFSLVIVGVWKVLGYNTLIVMAGLQSIPKDIYEAAELDESNKWTTFYKITLPMLSPTIFFLLIVSTISSFQVFDTVQVMTQGGPINSTNMLVYYIFQYGFDFFKIGYASAAGVVLLVIVGIMTIFHFMFLSKHVYYR, via the coding sequence ATGATTCGCCTGAGCAAACTAAAACCCTACGTTATGGTTGCACCAGCTTTGAGCTTTTTTCTTATGTTTTTTATATATCCAATATTTTATATGATTCGCTTAAGCGTTACTTCGTGGAATTTTATTAGCCCCCAAAAGGAATTTATAGGGTTTAATAATTATATAGAGCTGTTTACATCGGAAGAGTTTTATCAAGTTTTGTATAATACTCTGATTTATACGGTTTTAACCGTTGGTTTTTCTTTAGTATTAGCAGTACTTTTAGCATTGTGGCTGAATAAGCAGGGTACATTATATAACATTGTTCAAGGTGCAATTTTCAGTCCCTATATTATTTCATTAGTATCAGTAGCTTTGCTCTGGCTATGGATGATGGATCCTCAATATGGATTGCTCAATGTAGTTCTTGAACTAATGGGTTTGCCTAAATCCCTTTGGTTAACTCATCCCAATACAGCGTTATTTTCTTTGGTTATTGTAGGTGTATGGAAAGTTCTTGGATATAATACCTTAATTGTAATGGCTGGACTTCAAAGTATCCCAAAGGATATTTATGAAGCAGCGGAGTTAGATGAATCTAACAAGTGGACAACTTTTTATAAAATTACTCTGCCGATGCTTTCACCGACAATATTTTTCTTGTTAATAGTAAGCACCATATCATCATTTCAGGTATTTGATACTGTGCAGGTTATGACGCAGGGGGGGCCTATTAATTCCACCAACATGCTGGTTTATTATATTTTTCAATATGGATTTGATTTCTTTAAAATAGGATATGCTTCAGCTGCAGGAGTAGTTTTGTTAGTAATTGTAGGCATAATGACGATATTTCATTTCATGTTTTTATCTAAACATGTTTACTACAGATAG
- a CDS encoding carbohydrate ABC transporter permease: MKKILYVLDKLALILLALIFVFPFVWMVSTSFKSLQEVLIFPPKWIPDKLMFQNFVKAWSSGPFVTYFINSVLVSVSILALQFATMVPAAYAFARYKFKGYKLVFGITIAALMIPPQITFLPVYLQMSAWSALKTHIPLIIPFGASAFGIFLLRQSFMQVPDEIIEAAKLDDASEWKIMWNIMVPMARPVFITFGLFSFIYHWNDYFWPLVMTNSEAIRTLPIGIAMLKDAEGGINWNIVMAGNMILVAPILLVFFFARRQIIKAFVYSGIK; this comes from the coding sequence TTGAAAAAGATTTTATATGTATTGGATAAGTTAGCCCTGATACTTTTGGCGTTGATATTTGTATTTCCATTTGTATGGATGGTATCTACATCTTTTAAATCTTTGCAGGAGGTTTTGATTTTTCCTCCTAAGTGGATACCAGACAAATTAATGTTTCAAAATTTTGTTAAGGCCTGGTCATCGGGGCCATTTGTAACCTATTTTATAAATAGTGTATTGGTTTCAGTAAGTATATTAGCCCTTCAATTTGCAACGATGGTTCCTGCTGCATATGCCTTTGCAAGATACAAATTTAAAGGCTATAAGCTTGTATTTGGTATAACAATTGCTGCATTGATGATTCCTCCACAGATCACTTTTTTACCGGTTTATTTACAGATGAGTGCCTGGAGTGCATTAAAAACACATATTCCACTTATTATTCCATTCGGAGCAAGTGCATTTGGTATTTTTCTTTTAAGACAGTCTTTTATGCAGGTACCCGATGAAATCATTGAAGCTGCAAAGCTGGATGATGCCAGCGAATGGAAGATTATGTGGAATATAATGGTACCAATGGCCAGGCCTGTGTTTATTACATTTGGGTTATTTAGTTTTATATACCATTGGAATGATTACTTTTGGCCGTTAGTTATGACAAATAGTGAAGCTATTAGAACCTTACCCATAGGAATTGCAATGTTAAAGGATGCTGAAGGGGGGATTAATTGGAACATCGTGATGGCAGGAAATATGATTCTTGTTGCGCCTATTTTGCTTGTGTTTTTCTTTGCCCGAAGGCAGATTATTAAAGCCTTTGTTTATTCAGGAATTAAATAA
- a CDS encoding ABC transporter substrate-binding protein, whose product MYKMKRLLTICLCFMMVVLLAACGNQTNETETNSPEEIEFWYSLGGKSGKIIEGMVEDFNKSQDEIVVKATYQGDYYANHAKVLSALASGTQPDVTMIEIASIGTFAENGALEDLGPYADGKSGLDLNEFIPGLMGNSYWKDTLYAIPFNRSTPLLYVNKDMLSNANLDPAGPKTWDELREYARKLTKNGEVYGFSTPIDIWFYEALVFENGGKILTDDGTKPAFNSQKGIEPVVFWKDMIEEGVMRMPPGEKYNAWDVAVQDFINQKVAMIFTSTGSLNNLISQARFEVGTAFLPAKKEYGVPTGGTNLVILSKSSADEKKAAWEFIKYMTDKDQTINWSKGTGYMPVKVSAVNSEEMKKLYEEKPQFKVAIDQLEYAKPRPMVPGYKELQEIIMTEIQRAVIDDNVSVQEALDNAAKKAEKLLK is encoded by the coding sequence ATTTATAAAATGAAAAGATTATTAACAATTTGTTTGTGCTTTATGATGGTAGTATTATTGGCAGCATGTGGTAATCAGACAAATGAAACAGAGACAAATAGTCCAGAGGAAATAGAGTTTTGGTATTCATTAGGTGGTAAAAGTGGAAAGATTATTGAAGGAATGGTAGAAGATTTTAATAAGTCTCAAGATGAAATCGTAGTAAAGGCAACTTATCAAGGTGATTATTATGCAAACCATGCAAAGGTACTTTCTGCTTTAGCTTCTGGAACACAACCTGATGTTACGATGATTGAGATTGCTTCTATAGGTACTTTTGCAGAAAATGGAGCTTTAGAAGACCTTGGCCCTTATGCTGATGGCAAGAGTGGATTGGATCTAAATGAATTTATTCCCGGTTTAATGGGGAATTCTTACTGGAAAGATACATTATATGCCATTCCATTTAATAGAAGCACACCATTATTATACGTCAATAAAGATATGTTGAGCAATGCAAATCTTGATCCGGCCGGACCAAAAACTTGGGATGAGCTTAGAGAATATGCACGTAAGCTGACTAAAAATGGAGAAGTATATGGATTTTCTACTCCAATAGATATTTGGTTCTATGAGGCTTTGGTCTTTGAAAACGGTGGTAAAATCCTAACTGATGATGGAACAAAGCCGGCCTTCAACTCTCAGAAAGGCATAGAGCCAGTTGTGTTCTGGAAGGATATGATTGAAGAAGGAGTTATGAGAATGCCTCCAGGAGAAAAATACAACGCATGGGATGTTGCTGTCCAGGATTTTATTAATCAAAAAGTTGCTATGATTTTTACATCAACCGGTAGTTTGAACAATCTTATTTCTCAAGCCCGATTTGAAGTAGGGACTGCATTTTTACCAGCTAAAAAAGAGTACGGTGTACCTACTGGCGGTACTAACCTGGTAATTCTTTCAAAATCATCTGCTGATGAGAAAAAAGCAGCCTGGGAATTCATAAAATATATGACGGACAAGGATCAAACTATAAATTGGAGTAAGGGCACTGGATATATGCCGGTAAAAGTTTCAGCAGTAAATAGCGAAGAAATGAAAAAGCTTTATGAAGAAAAGCCTCAATTCAAGGTGGCAATTGACCAGTTAGAGTATGCAAAGCCGCGTCCTATGGTTCCGGGATATAAGGAGTTACAGGAAATCATTATGACTGAAATACAAAGAGCAGTTATAGATGATAACGTATCTGTGCAAGAAGCTTTAGACAATGCTGCTAAAAAAGCGGAAAAATTATTAAAATAA
- a CDS encoding DUF6997 domain-containing protein yields MDGGYEGINKIMLIEAKNSMSDDFLIAS; encoded by the coding sequence ATAGATGGTGGATATGAAGGAATTAACAAAATTATGTTAATTGAGGCTAAAAATTCTATGTCTGATGATTTTTTAATTGCAAGTTGA